TTATTATGGTTTTAATGATAGAAAGTCCCAATCCGGTAGAGCTGCTATCCGTGCCTTGCTTATAAAACCTGTTGAAGATTTTCTTTCCATCCAGAGGATTCATTGATCCGGTATTCTGAAAAATCATCCTGTCCTTTTCGGTAATAATATTTAAAATCCCATTTTGATGGTTATACCTGACTGCATTTTTAAGTAAGTTGGAAAGTAAAATATTGGCTAAGTCAGGGCTGAAGATAGTTTCAAATATTTCTTTGTCCAACAGGTTTACTTTAATCTCTTTGTATTCTATAAAATCTTCATAGCTACTGACCAGATCTTTAATCATCGCAGTAAAATTTACATGGGACAACGTACTGAACTGATTGTTCTCAATTTTAGACAGCATAAGCAGCGATTTATTCAGGCTTGCCATCCTTCCCATATCATTTTTGATGTCAGTAAAGAAATTCATATCCTTTTCATCAAACTGATCATTCTGTATTGCCAGATCTATTTTATTGATTGCAATTGCCAAAGGTGTTTGCAATTCGTGAGATGCATTTTCAATAAACTGTTTTTGTTGATTAAAGGCGAGCTCGTTACGATCAATCATTTCGTTGATCTCTCTATCCAGCTCTTCAAACTCTTTGATGGAATAGTTTGGAGACTCTTTATCAGAAGAAATCCCAAACTGATATTTTCTGAGCTTATCCAGAATACGGTAAAAAGGCTTCATCGCTTTGTGAAGTAAAAATCCGTTGATCCCGATAATGCTTATTACCAATAACAGATACAAAACAATCAGAGCTGTTGTAAGGTCATATACCAGCTCATCTTCTTCTACCGTGGACGTTCGGATAGTCAATTTCTGATACTTTCCAAACTGGTCTATAAAATCTGTCTCAAGAACTCTGTAAGGCTGCTCTTCATCATCGTATTCCATGTAATACATCTTATTAAAAAGCTTGTTCTTTTCCTGATGCTCTGCTGCAGAAATAGGATTGATCTTAAATTCATTAAAACCAAACTCATTATTCTTTAACAAGTGCTCATCCAGATATACTGCCTTAATAATCTGTATTTTTCTGTTTTTCAATCCATCATCCACATTATCATACACTTCGTCCAGAATATAGGCGTAAAATAATGCCGCCCACACTGCAATGATCAATAGCAGAATGGTTATCAGGTATTTTATGGTATAATATTTCAGAGAAACTTTCATCATACAAATTTATATCCTATTCCGTAAACCGCCTGAAAATCAGCTTCAGCGCCTAACGCTTTGAGCTTTTTACGAAGGTTTTTTATCTGTGAATAAATAAAATCCAGGCTATCCGCCTGATCAATATAATCGCCCC
The sequence above is drawn from the Chryseobacterium daecheongense genome and encodes:
- a CDS encoding HAMP domain-containing sensor histidine kinase, whose translation is MMKVSLKYYTIKYLITILLLIIAVWAALFYAYILDEVYDNVDDGLKNRKIQIIKAVYLDEHLLKNNEFGFNEFKINPISAAEHQEKNKLFNKMYYMEYDDEEQPYRVLETDFIDQFGKYQKLTIRTSTVEEDELVYDLTTALIVLYLLLVISIIGINGFLLHKAMKPFYRILDKLRKYQFGISSDKESPNYSIKEFEELDREINEMIDRNELAFNQQKQFIENASHELQTPLAIAINKIDLAIQNDQFDEKDMNFFTDIKNDMGRMASLNKSLLMLSKIENNQFSTLSHVNFTAMIKDLVSSYEDFIEYKEIKVNLLDKEIFETIFSPDLANILLSNLLKNAVRYNHQNGILNIITEKDRMIFQNTGSMNPLDGKKIFNRFYKQGTDSSSTGLGLSIIKTIIKQYPGWDIVYDFEDGMHSFILSKNKS